One Bermanella sp. WJH001 genomic region harbors:
- a CDS encoding glutathione S-transferase family protein: MGLLVDGIWQDKWYDTKSQGGRFKRQDSAFRHVISSDGPFKPESGRYHLYVSNACPWAHRTLIFRHLKGLTEHISVSVVHPHMLENGWEFRAADKDDGEFVDHLYGLAFAHQLYTKAMPDYTGRVTVPILWDKHTQTIVNNESSEIIRIFNSAFNELTGNTLDLYPQHLHGQINAVNERVYHTINNGVYKCGFATTQQAYAEAFDELFESLDWVEGLLSQHKYLTGNDITEADWRLFTTLVRFDSVYVGHFKTNKKRIVDYPNMWAYLRGLYQQAGIAQTVKLDQIKQHYYYSHSMINPTRVVPKGPEVDFMMPV, translated from the coding sequence ATGGGTTTATTAGTTGACGGTATTTGGCAAGACAAGTGGTACGACACCAAGTCACAAGGGGGGCGTTTTAAACGCCAAGACAGTGCTTTTCGTCATGTGATTTCAAGCGACGGGCCATTTAAGCCTGAGTCCGGGCGTTATCATTTGTATGTATCCAACGCCTGTCCTTGGGCCCACCGCACTTTAATTTTTAGGCACCTTAAAGGTTTGACTGAGCACATCAGTGTATCTGTGGTGCATCCTCACATGCTTGAAAACGGTTGGGAATTTCGCGCAGCAGACAAAGATGACGGTGAATTTGTCGATCACCTTTATGGCTTGGCATTTGCCCATCAGCTGTACACCAAAGCCATGCCGGATTATACAGGGCGGGTGACGGTGCCCATTCTTTGGGATAAACACACACAGACCATTGTGAATAATGAATCCAGCGAAATTATTCGTATTTTTAATTCTGCGTTTAATGAACTTACGGGTAATACACTGGATTTGTATCCACAGCATTTGCATGGACAAATTAACGCCGTGAATGAACGGGTTTATCACACGATTAATAACGGTGTGTATAAGTGTGGATTTGCCACCACACAACAAGCTTATGCCGAAGCCTTTGATGAATTATTTGAAAGCCTTGATTGGGTTGAAGGGCTGTTATCACAACACAAATATTTAACCGGTAATGACATCACCGAGGCGGACTGGCGTTTATTTACCACATTAGTGAGATTCGATAGCGTGTATGTGGGCCATTTTAAAACCAATAAAAAGCGCATTGTGGATTACCCAAATATGTGGGCCTATTTGCGCGGTTTGTATCAACAAGCAGGTATCGCGCAAACCGTTAAGCTAGATCAAATTAAACAGCACTATTATTACAGTCACTCAATGATCAACCCTACTCGTGTGGTGCCAAAAGGGCCTGAGGTGGATTTCATGATGCCTGTTTAA